Proteins from a genomic interval of Anolis sagrei isolate rAnoSag1 chromosome 1, rAnoSag1.mat, whole genome shotgun sequence:
- the FOSL2 gene encoding fos-related antigen 2 isoform X1, whose translation MYQDFPGSFDTSSRGSSGSPGHPDTYPGLATQQKFRVDMPGSSSTFIPTLNAITTSQDLQWMVQPTVITSMPSAYSRSHPYSHALPNLSSVTGHTALQRPGVIKTIGTTVGRRRRDEQVAILLSPEEEEKRRIRRERNKLAAAKCRNRRRELTEKLQAETEELEEEKSILQKEIAELEKEKEKLKFMLMAHTPMCKISPEECRTPPPHNLQTIRTGMSGAIVVKQEPVEEEIPSSSSDLEKGQRSVIKPISIVGGFYGEEPLNTPIVVTSTPAITPGTSNLVFTYPTVLDQESPLSPSESCSKAHRRSSSSGDQSSDSLNSPTLLAL comes from the exons AAATTCCGGGTAGATATGCCAGGATCGAGCAGCACTTTTATACCTACTTTGAATGCCATCACTACCAGCCAAGATTTACAGTGGATGGTTCAGCCTACTGTGATCACCTCCATGCCAAGTGCCTACTCTCGTTCACATCCCTACAGCCATGCGCTGCCCAATCTGTCTTCAGTTACTGGACACACAGCCCTTCAGAGACCTGGCGTCATTAAAACCATTGGAACAACAGTGGGCAGGAGGAGAAGAGATGAGCAGGTAGCTATACTG TTGTCtcctgaagaagaagagaagaggagaattAGGAGAGAGAGGAACAAACTAGCAGCTGCGAAATGCCGGAACCGACGTCGAGAGCTGACGGAGAAACTCCAAGCT GAAACTGAGGAGCTGGAGGAAGAGAAGTCTATTTTACAGAAGGAAATTGCTGAactggagaaagagaaggagaagctgAAATTCATGCTAATGGCTCACACCCCCATGTGCAAGATCAGCCCAGAGGAATGCCGAACTccaccccctcacaacctccaGACCATTCGAACTGGAATGAGTGGTGCCATTGTGGTGAAGCAGGAACCTGTGGAAGAAGAgatcccctcttcctcttctgacCTTGAAAAGGGTCAGCGGTCTGTCATCAAACCCATCAGCATTGTAGGAGGATTTTATGGAGAAGAGCCTCTCAACACTCCAATTGTGGTGACCTCTACACCAGCCATCACCCCTGGAACATCCAACTTGGTTTTCACCTACCCAACTGTGCTGGACCAGGAGTCGCCCCTCTCCCCTTCGGAGTCATGCTCCAAAGCTCAccggaggagcagcagcagtggaGACCAGTCCTCGGATTCCTTGAACTCTCCGACCCTGCTGGCACTGTAA
- the FOSL2 gene encoding fos-related antigen 2 isoform X2 → MYQDFPGSFDTSSRGSSGSPGHPDTYPGLATQQKFRVDMPGSSSTFIPTLNAITTSQDLQWMVQPTVITSMPSAYSRSHPYSHALPNLSSVTGHTALQRPGVIKTIGTTVGRRRRDEQLSPEEEEKRRIRRERNKLAAAKCRNRRRELTEKLQAETEELEEEKSILQKEIAELEKEKEKLKFMLMAHTPMCKISPEECRTPPPHNLQTIRTGMSGAIVVKQEPVEEEIPSSSSDLEKGQRSVIKPISIVGGFYGEEPLNTPIVVTSTPAITPGTSNLVFTYPTVLDQESPLSPSESCSKAHRRSSSSGDQSSDSLNSPTLLAL, encoded by the exons AAATTCCGGGTAGATATGCCAGGATCGAGCAGCACTTTTATACCTACTTTGAATGCCATCACTACCAGCCAAGATTTACAGTGGATGGTTCAGCCTACTGTGATCACCTCCATGCCAAGTGCCTACTCTCGTTCACATCCCTACAGCCATGCGCTGCCCAATCTGTCTTCAGTTACTGGACACACAGCCCTTCAGAGACCTGGCGTCATTAAAACCATTGGAACAACAGTGGGCAGGAGGAGAAGAGATGAGCAG TTGTCtcctgaagaagaagagaagaggagaattAGGAGAGAGAGGAACAAACTAGCAGCTGCGAAATGCCGGAACCGACGTCGAGAGCTGACGGAGAAACTCCAAGCT GAAACTGAGGAGCTGGAGGAAGAGAAGTCTATTTTACAGAAGGAAATTGCTGAactggagaaagagaaggagaagctgAAATTCATGCTAATGGCTCACACCCCCATGTGCAAGATCAGCCCAGAGGAATGCCGAACTccaccccctcacaacctccaGACCATTCGAACTGGAATGAGTGGTGCCATTGTGGTGAAGCAGGAACCTGTGGAAGAAGAgatcccctcttcctcttctgacCTTGAAAAGGGTCAGCGGTCTGTCATCAAACCCATCAGCATTGTAGGAGGATTTTATGGAGAAGAGCCTCTCAACACTCCAATTGTGGTGACCTCTACACCAGCCATCACCCCTGGAACATCCAACTTGGTTTTCACCTACCCAACTGTGCTGGACCAGGAGTCGCCCCTCTCCCCTTCGGAGTCATGCTCCAAAGCTCAccggaggagcagcagcagtggaGACCAGTCCTCGGATTCCTTGAACTCTCCGACCCTGCTGGCACTGTAA
- the FOSL2 gene encoding fos-related antigen 2 isoform X3, producing MPGSSSTFIPTLNAITTSQDLQWMVQPTVITSMPSAYSRSHPYSHALPNLSSVTGHTALQRPGVIKTIGTTVGRRRRDEQVAILLSPEEEEKRRIRRERNKLAAAKCRNRRRELTEKLQAETEELEEEKSILQKEIAELEKEKEKLKFMLMAHTPMCKISPEECRTPPPHNLQTIRTGMSGAIVVKQEPVEEEIPSSSSDLEKGQRSVIKPISIVGGFYGEEPLNTPIVVTSTPAITPGTSNLVFTYPTVLDQESPLSPSESCSKAHRRSSSSGDQSSDSLNSPTLLAL from the exons ATGCCAGGATCGAGCAGCACTTTTATACCTACTTTGAATGCCATCACTACCAGCCAAGATTTACAGTGGATGGTTCAGCCTACTGTGATCACCTCCATGCCAAGTGCCTACTCTCGTTCACATCCCTACAGCCATGCGCTGCCCAATCTGTCTTCAGTTACTGGACACACAGCCCTTCAGAGACCTGGCGTCATTAAAACCATTGGAACAACAGTGGGCAGGAGGAGAAGAGATGAGCAGGTAGCTATACTG TTGTCtcctgaagaagaagagaagaggagaattAGGAGAGAGAGGAACAAACTAGCAGCTGCGAAATGCCGGAACCGACGTCGAGAGCTGACGGAGAAACTCCAAGCT GAAACTGAGGAGCTGGAGGAAGAGAAGTCTATTTTACAGAAGGAAATTGCTGAactggagaaagagaaggagaagctgAAATTCATGCTAATGGCTCACACCCCCATGTGCAAGATCAGCCCAGAGGAATGCCGAACTccaccccctcacaacctccaGACCATTCGAACTGGAATGAGTGGTGCCATTGTGGTGAAGCAGGAACCTGTGGAAGAAGAgatcccctcttcctcttctgacCTTGAAAAGGGTCAGCGGTCTGTCATCAAACCCATCAGCATTGTAGGAGGATTTTATGGAGAAGAGCCTCTCAACACTCCAATTGTGGTGACCTCTACACCAGCCATCACCCCTGGAACATCCAACTTGGTTTTCACCTACCCAACTGTGCTGGACCAGGAGTCGCCCCTCTCCCCTTCGGAGTCATGCTCCAAAGCTCAccggaggagcagcagcagtggaGACCAGTCCTCGGATTCCTTGAACTCTCCGACCCTGCTGGCACTGTAA